Below is a window of Enterobacter kobei DNA.
AGTGATTTGTCAAAATGACTATGCTTTTTATGGTCAATATGACACTATGCATTGTCAAAATGACTGTGAGGTAGATATGCGTTTTTCCGTGGAGGCGCTGGCGAAAATCGCCATTGAACTGCAAAGCGATATCGGTCATCAGGATCGCTTTTCCCGGCTGATCGCCACGCTGCGCCAGGTGTTGGGTTGCGACGCCTCGGCGCTGCTGCGCTATGAGGCGCACCAGTTTATTCCGCTGGCCATCGACGGGCTGGCGCAGGATGTGCTGGGGCGACGCTTTTCCCTTGCCGGACACCCACGCCTGGAGGCGATTGCCCGCGCCGGGGATGTGGTGCGCTTTCCCGCAGACAGCGATCTGCCCGATCCCTACGATGGCTTGATCCCCGGTCAGGAGAGCCTGAAAGTGCACGCCTGTCTGGGCCTGCCGCTGTTTGCCGGGCAGAAGCTGATTGGCGCGTTGACCCTTGACGGCATGGAGCCGGATCAGTTCGACGGCTTCAGCGACGAGGCTTTGCGTTTGATCGCTGCGCTGGTGGCCGGGGCGCTGAATAACGCACTGCTGATAGCCCAGCTGGAAAGTCAGAACGTGCTGCCTGCCGGTGAGAGCAACTTCACGCCGGAGCGCGGGCAGGAGATGATCGGCCTTGCCCCGGCGATGCAGCAGCTGAAAAAAGAGATCGATATTGTGGCCGCCTCGGATCTCAACGTGCTGATCAGCGGCGAAACCGGCACTGGCAAAGAGCTGGTAGCGAAAGCGATCCACAGCGGATCGCCACGGGCAGTGAATGCGCTGGTCTATTTAAACTGCGCGGCGCTACCGGAAAGCGTCGCCGAAAGCGAACTGTTCGGCCATGTGAAAGGGGCCTTTACCGGCGCGATCAGCAACCGCAGCGGTAAGTTTGAAATGGCCGATAACGGCACGCTGTTCCTCGATGAGATCGGCGAGCTGTCGCTGGCGTTACAGGCCAAGCTGCTGCGCGTATTGCAGTACGGCGATATTCAGCGTGTCGGGGATGATCGCAGTTTGCGGGTGGATGTGCGGGTGCT
It encodes the following:
- the norR gene encoding nitric oxide reductase transcriptional regulator NorR, which codes for MRFSVEALAKIAIELQSDIGHQDRFSRLIATLRQVLGCDASALLRYEAHQFIPLAIDGLAQDVLGRRFSLAGHPRLEAIARAGDVVRFPADSDLPDPYDGLIPGQESLKVHACLGLPLFAGQKLIGALTLDGMEPDQFDGFSDEALRLIAALVAGALNNALLIAQLESQNVLPAGESNFTPERGQEMIGLAPAMQQLKKEIDIVAASDLNVLISGETGTGKELVAKAIHSGSPRAVNALVYLNCAALPESVAESELFGHVKGAFTGAISNRSGKFEMADNGTLFLDEIGELSLALQAKLLRVLQYGDIQRVGDDRSLRVDVRVLAATNRDLREEVLAGRFRADLFHRLSVFPLFVPPLRERGEDVILLAGYFCEQCRMRLGLTQVVLSPGARAQLLAYGWPGNVRELEHAIHRAVVLARATRAGQEVVLEAHHFAFSDEAAPATLPAISVPVNEAALNLRTATEDFQRQLIENALRAHDHNWAASARALEMDVANLHRLAKRLGLKG